One segment of Desulfovermiculus halophilus DSM 18834 DNA contains the following:
- the ahcY gene encoding adenosylhomocysteinase yields MDKGSTYEVKDMGLVTQGKNNLELAELHMGALLEVRERFAREKPLKGVRVGLALHVTKETAILVRTLKAGGADVAITGCNPLSTQDDVAAALAEEGVKVWAYKGENTEDYYRYIENVIAFKPQITIDDGCDLVSEIHKKHAHLIPDIICGCEETTTGIIRLKAMEKDNALKYPMIAVNDNKTKHLVDNYYGTGQSTIDGITRATNLLWAGKTVVVNGYGSCGRGVAQKAEGMGANVVITEVDNFRALQAAYDGFRVMPMNQAARIGDVFCSVTGNKHVISFEHMKLMKHGAMMANSGHFDNEIELSTLGEKAESRRNVRPFMEEYVLDGKKLFVLGEGRLVNLAAAEGHPSEVMSTSFCGQALSCEYGVKNKGKMEAKVLQLPTEIDDQIAGLQLKAMGISVDSLTAEQNDYLNSWEEGT; encoded by the coding sequence ATGGACAAAGGAAGTACGTACGAAGTGAAAGACATGGGTTTGGTCACCCAGGGCAAGAATAATCTGGAACTGGCAGAGCTGCACATGGGCGCTCTCCTCGAGGTCCGGGAACGGTTTGCCCGGGAAAAGCCCCTGAAAGGGGTGCGGGTGGGCCTGGCTCTGCATGTGACCAAGGAAACAGCAATTCTGGTCCGCACCTTGAAGGCCGGCGGGGCTGATGTGGCCATTACCGGCTGCAATCCCCTGTCCACTCAGGACGACGTTGCCGCTGCTCTGGCTGAGGAAGGGGTCAAGGTCTGGGCCTATAAGGGCGAAAACACGGAAGATTATTATCGGTATATCGAAAACGTGATCGCGTTTAAGCCTCAGATCACCATTGATGACGGGTGTGACCTGGTTTCCGAGATCCATAAGAAGCACGCCCATCTCATTCCGGATATTATCTGCGGGTGTGAAGAGACCACCACCGGCATCATCCGACTCAAGGCCATGGAAAAAGACAATGCCTTGAAATATCCGATGATCGCGGTAAACGACAATAAGACCAAGCACTTGGTGGATAATTATTACGGGACCGGCCAGTCCACCATCGACGGCATCACCCGGGCGACCAATCTGCTCTGGGCCGGCAAGACAGTGGTGGTCAACGGCTACGGCAGTTGCGGACGGGGCGTGGCCCAGAAGGCCGAAGGCATGGGAGCCAACGTGGTCATAACTGAAGTGGACAACTTCCGGGCCCTGCAGGCCGCATATGACGGTTTCCGGGTTATGCCCATGAACCAGGCCGCCCGGATCGGGGATGTCTTCTGCTCAGTGACCGGCAATAAGCACGTGATCAGCTTTGAGCATATGAAGCTGATGAAGCATGGGGCCATGATGGCCAATTCCGGTCACTTCGACAACGAGATCGAGCTGTCCACCCTGGGTGAGAAGGCGGAGTCCAGGCGCAATGTGCGGCCGTTCATGGAAGAGTATGTTTTGGACGGCAAGAAGCTCTTTGTGCTGGGCGAGGGGAGGCTGGTGAATCTGGCCGCCGCCGAGGGACATCCCAGCGAAGTCATGTCCACTTCATTCTGTGGTCAGGCCCTGTCCTGCGAGTACGGGGTAAAGAACAAGGGCAAGATGGAGGCCAAGGTTCTGCAGCTGCCCACCGAGATCGATGATCAGATCGCCGGGCTGCAGCTCAAGGCCATGGGTATATCCGTTGACAGCCTCACGGCTGAGCAGAATGACTACCTCAACTCCTGGGAAGAAGGTACGTAA
- a CDS encoding FecCD family ABC transporter permease, with amino-acid sequence MADPSGPSTGSPRGALGRTLGICAALTLGLLLVMVLGLAWGSTGEHLIEVLRGLLRGEIEESVHWTIIRQIRLPRVLLAAAVGATLGIGGLVFQALLRNPLAEPYILGVSGGSAVGAVLGMMLGLRFFPGVAGLAFSGSLATLLLVLLLASRRRLVQENSLLLAGVMVNAFCSAIITFLISITEHTKLQGILFWLMGDLSSSNITQVGGLGLLILPSFFLVFVLARPMNLLQFGRDAAHSMGVNVKAVTFILLIVTSLTVSASVCLVGLVGFVGLVIPHLLRMLLGPDHRLLVPACVLGGAMFMTGCDLLARLASGQGQLPVGVVTALIGAPAFIFLLARSKQ; translated from the coding sequence ATGGCTGACCCTTCAGGACCTTCGACCGGCAGTCCCCGGGGAGCCTTGGGCCGTACCTTGGGCATCTGTGCAGCTTTGACCCTTGGCCTGCTCCTGGTCATGGTCCTGGGACTGGCCTGGGGCTCCACCGGAGAGCACCTGATAGAGGTGCTCAGGGGCCTGCTGCGGGGGGAGATTGAAGAAAGCGTGCACTGGACCATTATCCGGCAGATCCGTCTGCCGCGGGTCCTGTTGGCAGCAGCGGTCGGAGCCACTCTTGGGATCGGGGGGCTGGTCTTTCAGGCCCTGTTGCGCAACCCCCTGGCTGAGCCGTATATCCTTGGAGTTTCCGGAGGTTCGGCCGTAGGGGCGGTCCTGGGGATGATGCTCGGTCTTCGGTTTTTCCCCGGTGTTGCCGGGCTGGCCTTTTCCGGCAGTCTGGCCACGCTGCTCTTGGTCCTGCTCCTGGCTTCCAGGCGGCGGCTGGTGCAGGAAAACAGCCTGCTCCTGGCCGGAGTCATGGTCAATGCGTTCTGCTCGGCAATCATAACCTTTCTCATATCCATAACCGAGCATACCAAGCTCCAGGGCATCCTGTTCTGGCTCATGGGCGATCTGTCCAGTTCGAACATCACCCAGGTCGGCGGTCTGGGGCTGCTTATCCTGCCCAGCTTTTTTCTGGTTTTTGTCTTGGCCAGGCCCATGAATCTCCTGCAGTTCGGACGGGACGCGGCTCACAGCATGGGAGTGAATGTCAAGGCCGTAACCTTCATCCTTCTGATCGTGACCTCGCTCACGGTCAGCGCCTCGGTCTGTCTTGTCGGCCTGGTCGGGTTTGTGGGCCTGGTCATTCCCCATTTGCTGCGGATGTTGCTTGGACCTGACCACCGCCTGCTGGTTCCGGCCTGTGTCCTGGGGGGGGCCATGTTCATGACCGGCTGTGACTTGCTGGCCCGGCTGGCCTCGGGCCAGGGCCAGCTCCCGGTCGGAGTGGTCACCGCCTTGATCGGTGCTCCGGCCTTCATCTTTCTCTTGGCCAGGTCCAAACAGTGA
- a CDS encoding metal ABC transporter permease, protein MLDLLHMHFMHNAILAACLAGIVCAIIGTFVVINRIVFISGGIAHTAYGGVGLAVYFGFAPLLGITLVSVLASMVMAWVSLKARYRADTMIGVLWALGMALGVILLDLTPGYHVDLMSYLFGSIMAVQNSDIWLMSGLTVLILSSVGYLYHDFLALSFDPEFARVRGIPVAFLHLLLMLLIGFSVVIVIQVVGLILVIALMSISPFIAERFSPSPLRMMGISLILNLIFAGLGLALSVALDVSAGPSIILVASLAFFSVHLLAPR, encoded by the coding sequence ATGCTTGATCTTTTGCATATGCACTTCATGCACAACGCCATTTTAGCCGCATGCCTGGCTGGAATCGTGTGTGCAATCATCGGCACCTTCGTGGTTATAAACCGCATAGTTTTCATTTCCGGCGGCATCGCGCACACTGCCTACGGCGGGGTCGGACTGGCCGTCTACTTCGGCTTCGCTCCCCTGCTGGGGATCACCCTGGTTTCCGTGCTTGCCTCCATGGTCATGGCCTGGGTCAGTCTGAAGGCCAGATACAGAGCGGACACAATGATCGGCGTCCTCTGGGCCCTGGGAATGGCCCTGGGCGTGATCCTTCTGGACCTGACCCCTGGCTATCACGTGGATCTGATGAGCTATCTTTTCGGCAGCATCATGGCCGTTCAGAACAGCGATATCTGGCTCATGTCCGGCCTGACGGTACTTATTCTGAGTTCGGTCGGCTATCTGTACCATGACTTTCTGGCCCTGTCCTTTGATCCGGAGTTCGCCAGAGTCCGCGGCATCCCGGTTGCCTTCCTTCACCTTTTGCTCATGCTCTTGATCGGTTTCTCCGTGGTTATCGTCATCCAGGTCGTGGGCCTGATTCTGGTCATCGCCCTGATGAGCATATCACCGTTCATCGCCGAACGGTTCAGCCCCTCTCCCCTGCGCATGATGGGTATTTCCTTGATCTTAAATCTCATCTTCGCCGGCCTGGGACTCGCTCTATCCGTTGCTCTGGACGTATCAGCAGGCCCGAGCATCATCCTCGTCGCCTCCCTGGCCTTTTTCAGCGTGCATCTTCTGGCTCCACGCTGA
- a CDS encoding ABC transporter ATP-binding protein: MPQSDAVRVLNVCAGYEQVRVLDSISFTAARGEMLVVIGPNGSGKSTLLKTLAGILRPHTGQVEVMGRGIGSYSRREMARKVALVPQQSTVASSYTVLETVLMGRYPHQGLLGWETGRDAQVAREAMQSTRIEHLKNRHLAQLSGGELQRVLIARALCQEPEIMLLDEPTSSLDLAHQVRVMDLLEELNTERDLTVIMVAHDLNLASLYGERILLMRDGRVMDHGPPREVLNFENLEAVFGCVLLVDESSLDQLPRITVIPGRYLDTEIIRSTQPPP, translated from the coding sequence ATGCCCCAAAGTGATGCTGTTCGGGTTCTGAATGTATGCGCCGGGTATGAGCAGGTTCGGGTTCTGGACTCAATCAGCTTTACCGCGGCCAGGGGAGAGATGCTGGTGGTCATCGGGCCCAACGGATCCGGGAAAAGCACCCTGCTGAAGACCCTGGCCGGCATCCTGCGGCCCCACACCGGACAGGTGGAGGTCATGGGCCGTGGCATCGGCTCTTATTCCAGGCGGGAGATGGCCAGAAAGGTGGCTCTGGTCCCCCAGCAGAGCACTGTTGCCTCGTCATACACCGTCCTGGAGACCGTGCTCATGGGTCGCTATCCGCATCAGGGCCTTTTAGGCTGGGAAACCGGCCGTGATGCCCAGGTGGCCCGGGAGGCCATGCAGTCCACGCGGATTGAGCACCTCAAGAACCGGCATCTGGCCCAGCTCAGTGGTGGGGAGTTGCAGCGGGTGCTCATCGCCCGGGCGTTGTGCCAGGAGCCGGAAATCATGCTTCTGGACGAGCCGACATCCTCTCTGGATCTAGCCCACCAAGTCCGGGTCATGGACCTGCTGGAGGAGCTGAACACGGAGCGGGATTTGACAGTGATCATGGTGGCCCACGATCTGAATCTGGCCTCCCTGTACGGCGAGCGTATCCTGCTCATGCGCGACGGCCGGGTCATGGACCACGGTCCTCCCCGGGAGGTCCTCAACTTTGAGAACCTGGAAGCAGTGTTCGGCTGCGTTCTCCTGGTGGACGAAAGCTCACTCGACCAGCTTCCGCGGATAACCGTCATTCCCGGACGATACCTGGATACAGAGATCATTCGCAGCACGCAGCCTCCCCCCTAA
- a CDS encoding metal ABC transporter ATP-binding protein translates to MTPSSPPVIDIRDVSFAYHRSLVLENVNLQIQERDFVAVIGPNGGGKTTLVKLILGLLTPSQGSIHIFGRPPKEAAPDIGYVPQDSEINPSVPMRAEQAVLMGCMRGCGGWRRFSNADRERAREAMRQTGADGLAHKQISDLSGGQRQRIMLARALVTQPRLLLLDEPVANVDTQGQSQFFDFLQELNTRVTILVVSHDLMVLSSHIKSVVCVSKDVHFHDRPEITSEMLSAAYHCPVELITHGPVPHRVLASHESDSNA, encoded by the coding sequence ATGACGCCCAGCAGCCCCCCAGTCATCGACATCCGCGATGTCTCCTTCGCCTACCACCGCTCCCTGGTCTTGGAAAACGTCAATCTCCAGATCCAGGAGCGGGACTTTGTGGCTGTCATCGGCCCCAACGGCGGGGGAAAGACAACCCTGGTCAAGCTCATTCTCGGCCTGCTCACACCCAGCCAGGGCAGCATCCATATCTTTGGACGCCCCCCGAAAGAAGCTGCCCCGGACATCGGCTATGTGCCCCAGGACTCGGAGATCAATCCCAGCGTGCCCATGCGGGCGGAACAAGCCGTCCTCATGGGATGCATGCGGGGATGCGGCGGATGGCGCCGATTCTCCAATGCGGACCGGGAACGGGCACGGGAGGCCATGCGTCAGACCGGGGCAGACGGCCTGGCCCACAAACAGATCAGCGATCTCTCCGGGGGGCAGCGGCAACGGATCATGCTGGCCAGGGCCTTGGTCACCCAGCCCAGACTCCTCCTCCTGGACGAACCTGTTGCCAACGTGGATACTCAAGGTCAAAGCCAGTTTTTCGATTTCCTCCAAGAATTGAACACCAGGGTGACCATTCTGGTCGTCAGTCACGACCTGATGGTCCTTTCCAGCCATATCAAGTCCGTGGTCTGTGTGAGCAAAGATGTTCACTTTCACGACCGCCCGGAAATCACCTCAGAGATGCTCTCCGCCGCATACCACTGCCCGGTGGAACTCATAACCCACGGTCCGGTCCCGCACCGGGTCCTGGCCTCCCACGAGTCGGATTCCAATGCTTGA
- a CDS encoding MotA/TolQ/ExbB proton channel family protein — translation MPENLLIQAWSFLDSGGGVMPPLLAISVWMWWLILLKVLDFTSWRRQEMPVRDMLRTDRTVFGAPWQNNILILARQMGRDVRGMDENEFIERLVRPEARKIDRHIETILVLSKAAPLLGLLGTVCGMISTFEVISLFGTGEAKPMAAGISEALITTQTGLLVAVPGLVLGSLLQKRAEVIKARMQRFCLSLVRHLDLSQTSAE, via the coding sequence ATGCCCGAGAATCTGCTTATTCAGGCTTGGTCCTTTTTGGACAGCGGTGGCGGTGTGATGCCGCCTCTGCTCGCGATCTCCGTCTGGATGTGGTGGCTCATTCTGCTCAAAGTCCTGGATTTTACCTCCTGGAGGCGTCAGGAGATGCCGGTCCGGGATATGTTGCGTACAGACAGGACCGTGTTTGGGGCGCCCTGGCAGAACAATATTCTGATCTTGGCCAGGCAGATGGGCAGAGATGTCCGCGGCATGGATGAAAACGAGTTCATTGAGCGGCTGGTCCGGCCGGAAGCCCGGAAGATAGATCGGCATATAGAGACCATTCTCGTCCTGTCCAAGGCCGCACCTTTGCTCGGGCTTTTGGGCACTGTGTGCGGAATGATCTCCACTTTTGAGGTCATCTCCCTTTTCGGCACCGGAGAGGCAAAGCCGATGGCAGCTGGGATTTCCGAGGCCTTGATCACAACCCAAACCGGACTTTTGGTGGCCGTTCCAGGCCTGGTGCTGGGCAGTCTGCTGCAGAAGAGAGCCGAAGTGATCAAGGCCCGCATGCAGCGATTCTGTCTGTCTCTTGTCCGGCATCTGGACCTCAGCCAAACATCAGCGGAATAA
- a CDS encoding ArsR/SmtB family transcription factor has protein sequence MDKIKIFKALADETRYRLFVLLLHHEFNVNELVQVLNMGQSRISRHLKILTESGILGSRRNGSFVYYHAVINDENKSLIDYVRQGLENDPGLNQDLQRAEAIYAERKNRTARFFQEIAPDWDDLKHEILGSVDLNALIVREIASGEVAVDLGCGTGELARVLEERATKVIGIDSSPRMLDQARKRFASNGQNVELRLGELEHVPLGDETADTAVVSMTLHALSVPAVGIREAGRVLKKGGRLVVVDFDKHDNPEIRDRFGGPWMGLATAEVRQWLEDAGFNLQRTEQIAVKHGLCINMFVADKDPYTSR, from the coding sequence ATGGATAAGATTAAGATTTTTAAAGCCCTGGCGGATGAGACCCGATACAGGCTCTTCGTGCTCCTTTTGCACCATGAGTTCAATGTAAATGAGCTGGTCCAGGTCTTGAACATGGGGCAGTCCAGGATATCCAGGCACCTGAAGATCCTTACCGAAAGCGGGATCCTCGGCTCCAGGCGCAACGGGAGTTTTGTCTATTACCACGCAGTGATCAACGATGAAAACAAGTCCTTGATCGACTATGTGCGCCAGGGCCTGGAGAACGACCCAGGGTTGAACCAAGACCTGCAGAGGGCCGAGGCTATTTATGCGGAGCGCAAGAATCGGACAGCCAGGTTTTTTCAGGAGATCGCTCCGGACTGGGACGATCTCAAGCATGAGATTTTGGGTTCTGTGGATCTCAATGCCTTGATTGTCCGGGAGATCGCCTCCGGAGAGGTGGCAGTCGACCTGGGATGCGGGACCGGTGAGCTGGCCCGGGTCCTGGAGGAGAGGGCGACCAAGGTCATCGGCATCGACAGCTCGCCCAGGATGCTGGATCAGGCCAGGAAACGATTTGCCTCCAACGGGCAGAATGTTGAGCTGCGACTTGGCGAGCTGGAGCATGTGCCCCTGGGGGATGAAACAGCGGATACCGCCGTGGTGAGCATGACCTTGCATGCCCTTTCGGTGCCGGCCGTAGGTATCCGGGAAGCAGGGCGGGTGCTGAAGAAGGGCGGACGGCTGGTGGTGGTTGATTTCGACAAGCACGACAACCCTGAGATCCGGGATCGTTTTGGAGGTCCCTGGATGGGGCTGGCCACGGCCGAGGTCAGACAGTGGCTGGAAGATGCCGGTTTCAATCTCCAGCGCACAGAACAGATTGCAGTCAAGCATGGGCTCTGCATCAATATGTTTGTTGCAGATAAAGATCCATATACGTCACGTTGA
- a CDS encoding ABC transporter substrate-binding protein, with translation MKHVRLGALFLIFQIIFLISGGLSDARTVKDTLDREVQLPDKIQRVVSLAPSITESVFAIGQGDKLVGATQYSDYPAQARKLPSIGSYVNLNVEKIISLRPDLCLATKDGNPYQVVQQLERADIPVYALDPRDMPAIMDTLTDLGRLLDAQAQAEQVVKTMQRQVAALRRMGDRAEHRPKVFFQIGISPIVSVGSDTFIHELISIAGGENVAAGSVQYPRYSREDVLVADPDVILINSMSKDEDLVQAEIKKWKAFPQIDAVRSERIHPLDASLFNRPTPRLVEALRILVHLFHPQVLDKEEMMPVSSGSGDGNG, from the coding sequence ATGAAGCATGTTCGTTTGGGGGCGCTTTTCCTCATTTTCCAGATTATCTTCCTTATTAGTGGTGGTCTGTCCGATGCCAGGACGGTCAAGGATACCCTGGACCGGGAAGTTCAGCTGCCGGATAAAATTCAGCGGGTCGTTTCCCTGGCCCCAAGCATTACCGAGAGTGTCTTCGCCATCGGGCAGGGGGATAAGCTGGTGGGCGCAACCCAGTACAGCGACTATCCTGCCCAGGCCCGAAAGCTGCCCTCCATCGGCTCCTATGTGAATTTAAATGTCGAAAAAATCATCAGCCTTCGCCCGGATCTGTGCCTGGCCACCAAGGACGGCAATCCGTACCAGGTCGTGCAGCAGCTGGAGAGGGCGGATATCCCGGTGTATGCCCTGGATCCCAGGGATATGCCCGCAATCATGGACACCCTGACGGATCTGGGCCGGCTGCTCGATGCCCAGGCCCAGGCTGAGCAGGTGGTAAAAACCATGCAGAGACAGGTTGCGGCCCTGCGGCGCATGGGAGATCGAGCCGAACACAGGCCGAAGGTCTTCTTTCAGATAGGGATTTCGCCCATTGTTTCAGTGGGATCCGACACCTTTATCCATGAGCTTATTTCCATAGCCGGAGGGGAGAATGTCGCCGCCGGATCTGTGCAGTATCCCCGCTATTCTCGGGAGGATGTCCTGGTTGCTGATCCGGATGTCATCCTGATCAACTCCATGAGCAAGGACGAGGATCTGGTCCAGGCGGAAATCAAAAAATGGAAGGCCTTTCCCCAGATCGATGCCGTACGCAGTGAGCGTATCCATCCTTTGGACGCCAGCCTGTTCAACCGTCCGACCCCCCGGCTGGTCGAGGCCCTGCGCATCCTTGTCCACCTATTTCATCCCCAGGTGCTTGACAAAGAGGAGATGATGCCGGTTTCCAGCGGATCAGGGGATGGAAATGGCTGA
- a CDS encoding YkgJ family cysteine cluster protein, whose amino-acid sequence MPERQAVAVSDRMTYFFDSGVRFTCRQCGQCCTGDSGTVYVSGPEIKAIAEFLHCSVQELCARALYPFKDSYSIQEDSDGSCLFYRGGCSIYPVRPAQCRSYPFWTKAMRSAYAWKQTARECPGIGCGRLYSRDEILDVLEWSPV is encoded by the coding sequence ATGCCCGAAAGACAAGCCGTTGCTGTCAGCGACCGGATGACCTACTTTTTTGATTCTGGAGTCAGGTTCACCTGCCGTCAGTGCGGACAATGCTGTACAGGCGACTCGGGAACGGTATATGTTTCCGGTCCGGAAATCAAAGCTATCGCCGAGTTTCTGCACTGTTCCGTCCAAGAACTCTGCGCACGGGCCCTGTATCCCTTCAAAGACAGCTACAGCATACAAGAGGATTCGGACGGCTCGTGCCTGTTCTACCGCGGGGGGTGTTCCATTTATCCGGTCCGCCCGGCCCAATGCCGCAGCTATCCTTTCTGGACCAAGGCAATGCGCAGCGCCTATGCTTGGAAACAGACGGCGCGGGAATGCCCGGGAATCGGCTGCGGCCGGCTGTATAGCCGGGATGAGATCCTGGACGTTCTGGAATGGTCCCCGGTGTAG
- a CDS encoding energy transducer TonB produces MKHTWPQKTELTSKPRWRRHLLVMIVTICLNLLIFLAIPFLSQLRDAKTDPPAIIGDPVRVSMQADDPAQKSAQEEPQPPEPEEPSRVPEPRIQPQEVRFSPSSPPDLPEMNIDMPQIDLGQITVSKPTPPARTEAKTPQEPQPESSEQKTAAQPEPAGKKRYSLSEVDSQPRLASRVNPTYPFRAKRRGVEGKVVVRFLVDKLGRVSQSSVVQAEPEGVFEQSALKAVRQWRFEPGTKDGRPVATWVQVPIRFELKR; encoded by the coding sequence ATGAAACATACATGGCCACAGAAAACGGAGCTGACCAGCAAACCGCGGTGGCGCAGACACCTGCTGGTTATGATCGTCACCATCTGCTTGAATCTGCTGATTTTTTTGGCTATTCCCTTCTTGTCCCAGCTCCGGGATGCAAAGACTGACCCTCCCGCCATCATCGGCGACCCGGTCCGGGTCAGCATGCAGGCTGACGATCCCGCACAGAAAAGCGCCCAGGAGGAGCCCCAACCCCCGGAACCGGAAGAGCCGAGCCGGGTTCCCGAGCCGAGGATCCAGCCTCAAGAAGTGAGATTTTCGCCCTCCTCACCGCCTGATCTTCCAGAGATGAACATTGATATGCCGCAGATTGACCTGGGACAGATCACTGTCAGCAAGCCCACCCCCCCGGCCCGAACAGAAGCCAAGACCCCGCAAGAGCCACAGCCCGAGTCCAGTGAGCAGAAAACGGCTGCTCAGCCGGAGCCGGCCGGGAAAAAGCGGTACTCCCTGAGTGAAGTGGATTCCCAGCCCAGGCTGGCCAGCAGGGTGAACCCCACCTATCCTTTCCGGGCCAAGCGACGCGGGGTGGAAGGAAAGGTGGTTGTGCGGTTTTTGGTTGACAAACTGGGACGGGTAAGCCAATCCAGCGTGGTGCAGGCCGAACCCGAGGGTGTCTTTGAGCAGAGTGCACTCAAGGCTGTGAGGCAGTGGCGGTTTGAGCCCGGGACAAAGGATGGAAGGCCTGTTGCCACCTGGGTGCAGGTGCCTATTCGTTTTGAGCTCAAGCGATAA
- a CDS encoding ExbD/TolR family protein — protein sequence MRSIRSTRQRSRGSTELNIAPLIDMVFILLIFFLVTTSFVKESGVEVKRPAAQTAEEQKTTLIIGVTSANRVYMEGKPIDVRAVQAHVERFALKNPGANVVIAADKESRSGTVIQVLDACRLAGVRDVAVAASRPG from the coding sequence ATGCGCAGTATCCGGAGCACACGCCAGCGTTCCAGGGGAAGTACAGAGCTGAACATTGCCCCCCTGATCGATATGGTCTTTATCCTGCTCATTTTTTTTCTGGTCACCACCAGTTTTGTCAAAGAGTCCGGGGTGGAGGTGAAGCGGCCTGCGGCCCAGACCGCAGAGGAACAGAAAACTACCTTGATCATCGGCGTGACCTCCGCAAACCGGGTCTACATGGAAGGCAAGCCCATAGATGTCCGGGCCGTCCAGGCCCATGTGGAACGCTTTGCCCTCAAGAATCCGGGCGCGAATGTGGTTATTGCCGCAGACAAAGAGAGCCGGTCCGGCACAGTGATTCAGGTCCTGGATGCCTGCCGTTTGGCCGGTGTGCGGGACGTGGCAGTGGCTGCAAGCCGGCCGGGATGA
- a CDS encoding metal ABC transporter solute-binding protein, Zn/Mn family — translation MARILSLLPILAVICWAPGLYAAQINAFVSIPPLAYFVQAIGGSRVDVNVMVHPGSNPAVYEPKPSQLSQLTESQIYFAAGVPFERAWLERIRSANPDLHIEHTDKAIPKKNLPSTYSFTSTQQEVAGGDHKGGKDPHVWLSPQLARKIAENVCRGLARVDPQNTPTYTAHLSELLQDIDALHQDLQSTLAPVSGRSFLVFHPAWGYFARTYNLHQVAVELEGKTPKPSQLAKLITFARRKNIQAIFVQPQFSAKSARTIAREIGAEVIVADPLARDWAANLREQARTLRRVLDK, via the coding sequence ATGGCCCGAATTCTTTCCCTGTTGCCCATCCTGGCGGTCATCTGCTGGGCCCCCGGGCTTTATGCAGCGCAAATCAACGCCTTTGTCAGCATCCCGCCTCTTGCCTACTTTGTCCAGGCCATTGGGGGATCGAGGGTGGATGTCAATGTCATGGTGCACCCCGGGTCCAATCCGGCCGTGTATGAGCCCAAGCCCAGTCAGCTCTCCCAGCTCACCGAGTCTCAAATCTATTTTGCAGCCGGAGTCCCCTTTGAGCGGGCATGGCTGGAGCGCATTCGCTCGGCGAATCCCGACCTGCACATAGAGCACACGGATAAAGCTATCCCCAAGAAGAACCTGCCCTCCACATACAGCTTTACCTCCACCCAGCAGGAGGTGGCCGGAGGAGATCATAAGGGCGGCAAAGACCCCCATGTCTGGCTTTCCCCCCAGCTTGCCCGGAAGATAGCTGAAAATGTCTGCCGCGGTTTGGCCCGGGTCGATCCCCAGAACACACCGACGTATACAGCGCATCTCTCTGAACTTTTGCAGGATATTGACGCCCTGCACCAGGATCTGCAATCCACGCTGGCTCCTGTGTCCGGACGGTCTTTCCTGGTCTTTCACCCGGCCTGGGGCTATTTCGCCAGAACGTACAATCTGCACCAGGTCGCCGTGGAGCTGGAAGGCAAGACCCCCAAACCCTCCCAGCTGGCAAAGCTCATAACCTTTGCCCGCAGAAAAAACATTCAGGCCATATTTGTTCAGCCCCAATTCTCGGCCAAGAGCGCTCGAACCATTGCCCGGGAGATTGGTGCCGAGGTCATTGTCGCCGACCCTCTGGCTCGGGACTGGGCTGCCAATCTACGGGAACAGGCCCGGACTCTGCGCCGGGTCTTAGACAAGTGA
- the amrA gene encoding AmmeMemoRadiSam system protein A, with the protein MPETLTQEQGQTLLDLARTTLIQELDGDQDRLPAKLDQRLRDPVFDQNLGTFVTLHLHGNLRGCIGSLVGSEPLRDNIRSNARNAAFRDPRFPPLTKGELTDVDIEISVLTTPQPLDYASTDDLVRKLRPGKDGVILQKGTAQSTFLPQVWEQLPEPDAFLSNLCLKAGLPSTAWKDGDLQIFTYQVQSFAEKGQ; encoded by the coding sequence ATGCCGGAGACATTGACCCAGGAACAGGGACAGACTCTGCTGGATCTGGCCCGGACCACATTGATTCAAGAACTTGACGGTGATCAGGACCGCTTGCCGGCCAAGTTGGATCAACGCTTGCGGGATCCGGTCTTTGATCAGAATTTGGGGACATTTGTCACCCTTCACCTGCACGGCAATCTGCGGGGCTGCATCGGCAGTCTGGTCGGATCCGAGCCACTGCGGGACAATATCCGCAGCAATGCTCGCAACGCCGCCTTTCGGGATCCCCGCTTCCCTCCGCTGACCAAAGGGGAGCTTACGGATGTGGATATTGAAATCAGCGTACTGACCACCCCGCAGCCTCTGGACTATGCATCGACAGACGATCTGGTCCGCAAGCTGCGGCCGGGAAAGGACGGAGTCATCCTGCAGAAAGGCACGGCCCAGTCCACTTTTCTGCCCCAGGTCTGGGAACAGCTCCCAGAGCCTGATGCCTTCTTGAGCAATTTGTGTCTCAAGGCAGGCTTACCATCAACTGCCTGGAAAGACGGGGATCTGCAGATTTTTACCTACCAAGTTCAATCCTTTGCGGAAAAAGGACAGTAG